From Myxococcus stipitatus, a single genomic window includes:
- a CDS encoding translation initiation factor, producing MGKRDKKDEPAAPAAPFHNPFAALAGRRDALPAAPVAPPPVARAAEPKGPARAVVRMERKGRGGKEVTVVEHLELPAPQREVWLKALKNALGCGGAVEDDTLVLQGDQRERLPALLEARGVRKVTVG from the coding sequence ATGGGCAAGCGCGACAAGAAGGATGAGCCCGCCGCGCCCGCGGCGCCCTTCCACAACCCGTTCGCTGCGCTGGCGGGACGGCGCGACGCGCTGCCCGCCGCGCCCGTCGCGCCGCCTCCGGTGGCCAGGGCCGCCGAACCCAAGGGCCCCGCCCGCGCCGTCGTGCGCATGGAGCGCAAGGGGCGGGGCGGCAAGGAGGTCACCGTCGTCGAGCACCTGGAGCTGCCCGCGCCCCAGCGCGAGGTGTGGCTCAAGGCGCTGAAGAACGCCCTGGGCTGCGGCGGCGCGGTGGAGGACGACACGCTCGTGCTCCAGGGTGACCAGCGGGAACGGCTGCCCGCGCTCCTCGAGGCGCGCGGCGTGCGCAAGGTCACCGTCGGCTGA